Within the Vigna angularis cultivar LongXiaoDou No.4 chromosome 10, ASM1680809v1, whole genome shotgun sequence genome, the region ttttaaGAAACATGTTCGTGTGAAAAGAAACAATTAGTAATGGATGGTTTGTGGATGCATAGGTTGAAGCAGTTGATGGAGGGTTCAGAGATGCAGCATGGATGCTCTTCGGTGTTGGGTGGGGGATTTGGAGAATAAATACCACCTGACGGGTTCGACGGTGGGACCACACCCATTGTCGAGCATGGTTCGGGAGTTTCAGTCGGTGATAGGGAAGAAAACGAGGATGCAAGCATTGGAAAAGTGGGGAGGTAAGCCAGATGTTCTGGTGGCTTGCGTGGGGACAATATCAAATGCTTTGGGTATGTTTCATGAGTTTGTAGGAGATGATAATGTAAGGTTGATTGGAGTTGAAGGTGGAGGTTTGGGACTTGATAGTGGCAAACATTCTTCAACGTTGACCAAAGGAGAAGTTGGAGTCTACCATGGAGCCATCAGCTATTTACTACAGGATGAACATGGCCAGATTATCCATCCACATTCCATTGTTGCTAGGtcagtataattaattatttaatatttgatatctTTCCCTGGTCAGAAACATTAAGcttaaatatttgatatgaaCTTGCAAGATGGAATATCCAGGAGTTGGTCCAGAGTTATGTTTTTCGAAAGAAAGTGGGAGAGCTGAATTCTTCGCTGCAACTGACGAAGAAGCTCTTGATGATATTAGTTTTTCTTCTTACTATTTGAGTTGTGAAAAACATAATGAGGGTTATTGATTAACTGGTTGACTGACATAATGTGCAGCTTACGAAAATTTATGCAAATTAGAGGGAATATTTCCATCCCTGGAGGCGGCAAATGCATTGGGTATCTTAGATAAATTATCTTAATATTATCAAACAAACACCTCCAAGTGAGTGTTCCCTCGCTTCCTTTTCCATTTCAAATTAGACCAACTCCACGGTAGATGCAGAAACAAATCACCACCAACGAATGACCACCGCGCACACCGCCGCACCGTCACACCACGAATAATCAGACAACTGCACCACGAACCAAAACTAAAATGGAGAAGAAGTAGAAACAGAAATGGAGAAGGAGAGAAAGTGAGGATGAGAAGAAACAGATCTAAAAGTGAGAGTTGGGGGGTGTGGGAGTGCGCAATCTGAAAGTGAGAGTTCAGGGATGTGGGAGTGCACGAGAGAGTGAAAATGAAATAGGGATTTAgggttttagaaaaaaaaaaaaaatatggttaaagtaaaaaaaagatacttttgtaattaaaatttttgaggAGGTTTGGAGAGGTGGAAAGAGTATTTGGTGGTGGATGGAGCAACTTCGTTCAAAGGTAATTACGTTTTGCGCTGCCATTGTTTTCTCCAGCACCTAGTATGGGTGTTGGAAATATCTAAATTGTGAGGCTTTAAgagtaaaattcaataatacGAGTATATAATTTGGAATACGTTTCTTCATCTAcaattatactaatttataaatatatttcaaattatataattaaaaataaatttattaaaattttattttttagattatgtaatttagaatgtatttatgaatttcataaataaaaaatgtattttatattataaatttaaaatatatttttatattttcaatttaaataatctataatacaattttaaattatgtaatcgAGAATATATTTTGGAGTTCTAGATTAAACAatctagaatatatttttagattatacaattgATGTTTTCAACCTATagttaatttggattttttttttctacacttAAGTACAATAAGTATGCATGGAGGTGCTAAAAGAAATATCCCAGTTAAATTGCTCTTGGGCCTGATTAAATGACACAAAACAAGTGAGTTACAGATTCTCCAAGAGTAAAGAGTATTTTGCAATTCCAGCAAAGCAGATTTGTCGTAGGTGATATCGTAGTTATGCAATCAATTCTTTGTTAAACtttcaaaatacattattattgatatattaacaaaatttaatatgttttaaaatattcaaatcaatatatttaaaagcacagcagaaaaacaattataaaatctaccaaaatttaagaaaaaaaatattttttatgataattttaaaaaaacattaaacttaaaaaaatactaataatttaagTAATCAATAACACAATTATGATGTGAGAAGTTGAGGGAAGAATTCTGTATGTTCACATGCATTGAGTTTAGCTCAATTTATTGGTTTGACCTAATCTAATCTAGTTTGCGATGTATTTATTGCTAATTGGATGAATTTTTGCACATGATAAGATTCAAATTTGAGTTTCTCATTGCATGATATGGTGACATGAAAGTTTGAACATGGAAGATTTGATGATTCCAACCATCTTAATAACTCAAGATATAAATGATAGAGGTCTTACTcatgtgtttgattttttttttctatgttgtattttgagttttaattatattataagtgacttcttaatatttgattttactatatttaaGTTATGTcatgtttaaaattatataaacatcatttcattaagttttattttaatatatagattaaaatattttttaatacgttaaaatgtttttattcttaTGCATTTGTTAAGAAAAACAGTATAATAGattgagtaaaataaataaaaaaaagctgCTAGTCATCATTGTAAACAGAGACTCAGTTATGAGGATGTGTTAGATAAATAAACATCATGAGTGTTGAAATTATGCTGAGGTCCCACCTTTTTATCAATCTAACCCTCCGGTAATCCCTAATGACTTTCTGTTAGTATTTAATTCAAATATCTACTCTTATAATGGGATGAAAGATAATTAGAAAttacacattaattaaaaataaaataaattcttgaaaacacacacacacaatatatatatatatatatatatatatatatatatatatatatatatatatatatatatatatatatatatatatatatatatataatggagataatcttcattttattaaactaaaattcacTTACAGGTTAAAACTATAGTAATGAAATCAGTCAAACAAAAATCAATAAGACTATAGTAATTAATTACATGTATTCGTTAAGTTTATCTATTGccaaaaaaaaagtgtaaagcttgtgaaaaaaaatagataatcaACACGTTTGTGTCCTGATTCACAAATTAGTCGGATAATATGGAAGTATGGTGTGACTTGCATTGACAATGAACAAGTTAGATCAGTCAACATTTCATACTTGTCATAAGCAATtaacacaagattttctacggatgttattttttaattttctatattaaaaattaatataactttaaagtttcaattttttttaatactaatcgataaaataagttcatattttttaatcGTTATTTCACgcaaaagtaaaataagaaattgaatttttctttgttgGGTTTTTCGTTTTCTTCTAGGccattgaaaaatattttgataatattttgaaatgtacgCTGGGTGAATTTTGGtcttgtaattttataaaaaatcatgtttttaaataagataaacatCCACGAAAAAAAAGGAGAAGTTTAATTTGTGAATGATTCTCTTAATTTGCAAGATCTTTTGGAGATGAAGTTGTGTTAGGGAATAAATCCTCTCCGACTTTCACTAAGGAAACCTTTAGTGTTACTCCCTCTCCTCCCTGCTCCATGTatctttccaattttttttaattccaaatatatttttattacttttatcttttatatttttaactttttcttaaaattctaatttttactcttttatttacTCAGCCGCATATCACACCCTCACCCCTACACTGTTACTTTATCTCTTCCTCTCTtattctcctttttctctttttccaatttttcatcttcctctttCCCCAATTTACCATTTACGTCAAGGTTCTCTTCTCCTTTGCTTGGTTTGTGTTGGTGTTTGGTTAGTGGTGAGTTCGTGTTGTTGCTTGATTCATGGTGGGTTCATGGTGTTGTGGAGTTTGGTGCTTCCTTTGTTATTGTCTCTGATTCAGGTTAGTGATTCTATATGTACCTCTATTTTATGTTaaacgaagaagaagaaaaacgcCAAAGGCTACAACGGATATGGGACATCCGTTGAGCTTTCAACGGATCTCGATATCCATGGATGGATCTCGAGATCCTTTGAAGGCTCAATGAATGTCTCATATCTGTCGAAGCCTTTCAACATTTTGGGTGTTTTCCTCCGTTAAGGGTCCAACGGATCTCCCATATCCGTTGAGGccttagggttttgttttcttatttttttaggttattaatttagttttatttaggttgttaattttcttacatttattttaatttaatattttttgtagtattatttatttataaagaagtgtttgtaaaagaaaataaaagaaagcatgGAAAACTaaacagattcttctatttttttttttactttttagtttattaatttattgatttgtaaattaatttttagatacttttaaagttaaataattatattttaattataattatattttaagtaaattatgtatttataattaaattaattttgttttatctaatgaattaattattattaatttaattaaagttaattgattttttttaattgttttatttttaaggaagaatgaaaaggaaaagaagaggaaTTTTATTTCCGTGAAAGTGGTGGAGTGTGGGGGTGCATTTATATATTGGTGGGAACCATTAATGAAGTGGTTGGAAGTTggataaagttaaaaattttaaccaTCACATTAGATATGAAAGGGAAAAAGAGGAATGGGGAGGTGCAGGAAGCACTGTGTGGTGGTAGAGGAAGTAACTTTCGGAAACCCTCTATTGAAGATCTCTATTATAGCCCAATGCATTATATCAttgagagttgctccctccaccaccacatagtGTTCCCTACACCTCCTCATTCctcttttgttcttttgtaaatttatagtttttgttttaactttcactacactagtgtagaaaagatctttaacgtcaccctttagacgtctgatcctcgaatatccaacgtaaaaaaatCGGTgacatttttcgtaaataaaacaactatttagacgtcggctaTGGCGgggcccgacgtctaaatactcatatacgtcggCTCCTCCGAATAGACGCCGAAACTAAccgaaaaagttaaaagaaatattattttattctatttagacgtctgttatgggggaaccgacttctaaagtcatttagacgtctgttattgggggaaccgacgtctaaatacacaacccagaaatttaaaaagtcactttttgactccatttagacgtctgatcccgccactccaacttctaaagtcatttagacgtttgttattgGGGGAACCAACGTCTAAATACGCAAcccaagaatttaaaaaattactttttgactccatttagacgtctgatcccgtcACTCTAATttctaaagccatttagacgtcggctaTGGGGGAACCGATGTCTAAATACGCAGcccaagaatttaaaaaatcacttaTTGACTCTatttagacgtttgttatggGGTtaaccgacttctaaagccctttagacgtctgttatgggggaaccgacttctaaatgtcggcattaaaacaccgtgaacgcgagacagtcgttacgcgcactcattgttcatcatcttcgtcacgttttctctctacgggttacgcttttcaggttcgttttctcacttttgcacagttttaaattaattttactccgattatatcactctttgatgcattatatttcatttgaaccgattaaaatgtgtttttgttgggttttggtgcagttattctcgtgtccttgggcggcGTTCTTCGGCgacgatttcttgcgttttgcactcctccaattccctccactacgtttttaaaatcatccaataaaaaaatgtacaatacattctcttcaactaaaatataaagttgtaaactcgaatcaccatgagtcaggagcaaccttagagacgtctgacctgtatggatcggacgtctatatagacgtctgacctatataggtccaacgtctatatagacgtctgtcctATATAGGTCTGaggtctatatagacgtctgaacTATAGTGTtcgacgtctcattaacgtcactCATATATAGAtatcagacgttaaaagcccaaaataacagacgtctaaagtcctttctgcactagtgctaACATCCAACCACTTTATTAAATCTCATTAATGGTCCTCACCCACTGTATGAATACACCCCCACACCCCACCACTTGCACGAAAATCaaattgctttttattttctaagaaTCACACAGCTCATAACCAGTCCTACAAGGCCCACAAAAATGGCATCAAGAAGCCCAATAGGCATCGCCACACTTCCACCAAAGGAATGGACCCCAAGTTTCTGAGGAATTAGAGGTACGTTAGGAAGCACAACAAGAAGAATGGAGAAACTGCTTCCGCGGAAGAGTAAAGTGGCAGAACTTTCTAACGAAACCTTTAGGGTTTTCaaacttgttatttttttctttaaatgataAACTTTGTTTGGAATCAATTTTCAGTAGCATAATTACATTGTTCAAAGAAATCAATACTcttctaattttgttttcctGATTTCTGTTGAAGAAGAcccttgattttttattaatcaaaCACTACAATGAATGCCAATGTACGTTTGATTCTTAAACGGATATGAACATCCGTGACGGATTTGAACATCTGTTATGTCTcatatcactagtacaaaaatatcgtATCACGTCGTTGTATtttggcctttcacgtcgaatttgaggtcgacgtcatatcgggagacgttaaattgacatcgaattttgttaatattcgacgttagttaagcatttttttttgttttcttttaattaattgtaatacttttttacaactctacgagacctgaaaagtagaaaaacaacaaatttcagtttttggtattttataaagcatgaactataaACATgtagtatagtatcaacaacaaacaacaataacaaataacaaacaagttcaatcaaacaacaacagcaacaaacaagttcaaccaaataacaacaacaaacaagttgaacaaaaaacaacaacaagcaagttcaataaataagttcttcaaaacgaaaacgaaaacgaaaactaaccttcagaaggtgggttcgtcggaataaagtgtttccaTAACgagagagaaagcaaaatgcgcctataaaggacaagaacacgaaaataattggtcaaaataaatgaaaattatacataaagtagttaattaacatgcatttgtatcaaatgaaagaaagattacatgtgatggtcatcaaacttcgttcgagaaaagtttgagaagagaagagggtctcgcacgctaagataaagtgaatgaattttcaatctctcagtcaaattaaaaagggaaaacttttggctgacaaataatacgtcaaAGCTCCTACAAACTTCGGCGtattatatgtggtttaaaagaaaaaagaaaaaaagaattaaataggAGTTACTTTTTGGCTTgtggctgacaaataatacgtcgaagcccttacaaaattcgacgtattatttgttgtttaaaagaaaaaagaattaaaaaaggtGACTCTTTGGCTTCTAACTGACAAATATTACGTCGAACCCTTACAGGATTCGACGTactattggtggtttaaaaagaaagaagaaagagaatgacgcactggtttaaataattaccatcaTAGAACATCGAATTGAATGGGGCTTCAACgttctacaattgcatttatttacaaaaatatcactggtcatttttaacgttggctattcaatggttggacgttgaacgcgtgtcGTTATTtgctgtttttgcactagtgtataTGTGTGTTGCAGCGTTCCCAATTTTCCGAAGAGCGGAAATGTTGATTCGACGTTTACCTTGAATCGCCACACTATTTCCCTGTCGTTCTGGTGGTTCAAATGGACTTCGCATTCCTGTTCGCAAGCAACTTAACTCTTCTCCCTACCCCTTATGCTATAACTTCAGCGGCAATCTCCCTCCACAATTGGTAAATTCGTTTTCACACCACGCCTAGGGTTTTTTCGATATAATATTTATTGCATCACTCACCTAATTTGAGTTTCCACTCACAGGGTCACGAAACGAATATTCGTCACTCTTGCAATATCTAAACGATGCACCACCACCGCACCACCAAATGCACAACCAACACACCACCAAGGCACCaaaatggagaagaaaaaaGGAAGGAGCTCGAAACGCACCACCAACGCACAACCAACACACCACCAAGGCAccaaaatagagaagaaaaaaaggaaggaaCTCGAAACAGAAATGGAGAATAAAACGGATatggagagaaagagagaaactgAGAAACTAAGAGTGTAGGTGGGTGCGAGTAAAAATGAAGGAGAGATGTAGGATAATTAGAGTTTTgacataaaagtaaaagaaaataaatgttaaaaataaaaaggataattttggaattaaaaaaaaattgaaaatgtgcATTAACTCTGTGATGTGGAAGTAACAACTCTctttatcatttatattatcTCATTATgctcttatatttttaattaaagactCAGATTTTACAGAATAGTAATGTGAAGTGGAAGTGTCCAAATCCATGCTTTGCCAGTTTCAAAAACCTTTGtcattattcaataaaaaaactctTGTCTATCATGAACCCGAGGAATGCATGTCAAACATGTTTCAATTATACAATAACATAATATTTGCAGTAGTAATGTGTGTGTGAATTATACTTCCcaaacaaataacaaacaattttatatgtaagaacaagaagaaaaggaaaagaagagacAAACCAGAGGTTTTCAATTGTTTTTGTAGTACAATGCATAAGCTAAATTCTGTTAAACAATCCAATCCAAAAACCAGCGACAATACAAGATGAGGAGGAAAGTGAAATCATGGTGTTTTGTCAGAAATACCGTGGATCGATTTTAACGCGTCGTTGGAGCAGCTCGTCAATCATGTCGGTTTGGCCCTGGTAGGCGGCACAACATGGATCACGATGCGGTCGTTAATAATGTCGGTGAAGTTGATGTCACTCCTCGCCTCTAGCAACTACTCAATGGCGGAAAAAATGGTTGCTAGCGGCATTGCAGCCACATAAGAGAAGAAGGATAGCAGAGAATTGAATCATACTCTATAACTACCAGTTAGCCAATGATCATCCAACAATAAAATGACTCatcaatcaaaaacattaattaattgataattaatacgaataattaataaaaatgacagtcattaaataataattaataaaaataattaaaattatttatttgataattaatgGTCAAATCTAATTTAActctattataaaatttataaatatatctttaCCGTATAATTGAGTATTCTCCTACATGTTCTCAAGAGCTGAACAAAAACAGCCAAACTTCTCAAAAATGTTCGATCCCTCTTCTGCTAGAGTATTCCTTAAGCTCTCTAACATCAAATTCGACCTAACTCCTACATTCCAAAACAATATATGTTTGTACCATCACTTAGTGAATTAAAACAGttttaataaatcattaaatttaatttttgtattgagtTAGtagttttttctttgaaaataatatataattaaatttttcataaagttaatttaactcaataatttatacttttgaCTCATGAATCTCTATTAGGTTTAGTCCGCAAACCGACACAAggaattgtttatattttgggATCATACACTTTTACTAGATTCATTGTATGAGGAAGGAAAACATAAGTCCACAACAAAGTTCGACATATAATCTGACATATTTTATTGGTCTAAGTCATACACTTCGTTtaaatcttcttcattcaaaaCTCCATGATAGAGAATCCCACGCCAAACATTATTTAAGCTTCTTATATTTGGGTTTCCAgagtattattatatattgtatcTCATGGATTATTAATGATTATAAATCATCAGAAGAAAAGTTAGTTCATAAGTTGATTAACTAAATTATTCTTagcattattatttaattatttaaaagtttaattaaaatatttgaattaaatttttatatattttaattgaaatccgatagattaattttttcattaattaagtGATGTGCTGATATATTACCTCGTGTCATGtctatacatattaaaaatgtgagattttataataaatataaaataatattatggttaatataaaataataattgatttttattatcttaattaaaaatatcttaaataacaCGATCATAATGCTCTTTGATGGATCTCATAACAGGCATACCACAATTGATGCAAATGGCAATAATCCCTTgtcatttaacatatttttaattaatacaattaaatttCATCATCATCACTTAGTtgcaatattattatattgattacaaaactaacttttcatttttttaatacatttaaaacAAGTAAACAAGACAATGAAAATAAGATAACAGTCACGGTAACTATTTAACAGAAAATTAAactgtaaatatttaattaaaaaatataaatatctcgAATACTAATAAgctaattttttaaacaaaacttaaatagaaatatttaaatttatgagagatttaaaacttaattaagtctGATTTAAATATTAACTTGATGAACAATGTAATGTAAGTATTCCAGCATCATTTTATGGATGAGGGTCATGATAGTTGGAATTTTATGAATACAAAGCGACTAACTTAAGATAATGTTACCAGATATATAGTGTTATAATTCATAATGGAAGTTTACTCATTAACAGTGTTATATAACTTCACTTAAATCATGTCAATCCACTTTCTTTCGAATGAGCTAACATCccattttatcaacaaattatttttattttgaatttactACCGTATTCATTTCAAATAGAAGATTAACCAAGAATTTCTTCCTATCATTCTTAATTGTTTGGCAAAATCTGATCACCATCAAAGTGCAAATTTCATATTTGTACTGTATGATCATACAGCTCATGTTGTGAAACCGATTGGATGAGATCTCTAAAAAAGGACGACCGTCCAAATGGGTTAATATATGCCACCAAGCGTCACGTAATCCACGTGAATAACGTACTAACCAGATGGTAATAAAAGTGTGAAGACCAAACAAACGATAATCCTCTTTAAACATTAATTCCAACCAAGATTACTAATAAGTATTACTTATAGCTTAGTGGTTGATGAGTCATGACTGAGTCGTGATTAGGGTTTTACTAATCGAGCTCATTTCAAGACCTAAGTCAAAGGTAAGAAGTTaggtgattgcatttattgCAAATTTAAGATTTCGATATGTCCCCTATCAGATTAATCACTACCTTAATTGTGAATTTAAGATTTCGTTATGACCTCTATTGAATTAATCACTAACTTAAACGTCAAAATGTCTTAAAACAGTACACTCAGATGTTTTGGGAACACAAAGACCGAAGGACCATAATTAAGGATGAACGAAAATATTTAAGTGAACTCGGAATAAAATGTAAAGGAATGTTTTGTAGAGATCTTAAACTCTACACCTGAaacaatattgaaaaaataattaaacatcttTTAATATCTATTACTTTTATCTGACTACTTTTTCAAAATCCATTTTGTTGACACGAAAAAGAGTTATGCTGGAATTAACTTGAATGAAATAACAGTGTTCGATGCTCCTTCATAAATACATAAACAAGGTAAAAACTACAGCACTTGTAATAGTTAATTAATAGCTTGTGTACTGTTTATGATCATGaatcttttacctttttatttctttctttattctttttacgtaactttttctttttggtggTCTCCTACGTTTATTTAACAAAGTACCTCAGTCTGTTCTGCTACCTAGCTCTTTCACCTACCCTAGTACTGCGCCATGCACTGCTTACACCGATGCATGGACTACGTTAGCATAAATCACTGTCCATTATGCACAACTTCCTCTATTATGTTTATCAATTTTTCTGATCGTTATAtagaagatgaaaatgaagaaatattcACATGTTGTGtcacttttaataaataaaaattattaaaaatgaaactgAAAATATAAGTGTAACACTTTTGTATTGACACTATTTAATCTAACTAATAGAGTGATAAGTTATTGGAAAACTTATTTGTGTGAAACATTGATTTGATTGAGAGATATGTTAAATTGCACCCttcctctttttatttttgccCATTTTTTCTCCTTTTAGACCCTAGTAATACCTTATACTCTgaataattatgaatatatCAATAATGATTCGTTTTGAAAGCTTAgttgattttaatgttttagaaggtagaataaaattttgaataccttaaattgattttgaaacttcaatattttcttgttcCAAGGTGATAAAATAGATAATCGACATAACTAGTTATGAATGATGTCGAGagtcatataaaaaaaaaactctaaaaactCAGGCATGTATTTCACGAGATTCACGattcaacttttaatttttct harbors:
- the LOC108334911 gene encoding tryptophan synthase beta chain 2, chloroplastic-like — encoded protein: MDALRCWVGDLENKYHLTGSTVGPHPLSSMVREFQSVIGKKTRMQALEKWGGKPDVLVACVGTISNALGMFHEFVGDDNVRLIGVEGGGLGLDSGKHSSTLTKGEVGVYHGAISYLLQDEHGQIIHPHSIVARSMEYPGVGPELCFSKESGRAEFFAATDEEALDDITYENLCKLEGIFPSLEAANALGILDKLS